The nucleotide window TGTGGAAATGCGGAACCGGCAAACCAAGCTGGAATCACGCCTTATATTTGATGTGAAAGAGGAAAATGAATAGCAGAGATCTTCACTGTCTGCCTGAAACAGGCAGTGGTCCCAGTTCCGCGATCCGCTTTTCCACATCATTTTTGAGGGACGGCACCTTCTCCGCTAAACGCCGATAGAAACTGACGGCTTGCTCGGGGCGTTTAAGTTTTAGCAACAGCAGTTTGGCTCCTTCCATCGCAGCTTGCTCAGTGGCAAATGACGAAATCTGCTCATCATCCCTCAACCCCTTGCCATATAGCACATTCTCGTAATGCGTCAGCGCTGCCTTCCATAAATTCGTGCGTGCTTCTTCCGTGGTTTGCGGGAGCTCAGCCTGTTTTTCCTTCATCTTCGCCAGACCGATCTCCGCAAGGCCGCGTGTCTCCACGGAAGCCAGCGGAGATTCCATCGCCACGGTGAAATACTCGATTGCTTTCTCGTAGCGCACCAGATCCTGCGTCTGTGCCGCATATTGATAATGGCAACTCGCGATCTTGCTGCATGCCAGCGGAAACAACGGTGTGTCCTTGAAGAACTGTTCGATAAAGGTGAAGGCGTTGATGGCGTCGCCGAACTTATCCAGTTGCCGCGACGGATCAATGGTCGGAGCCGCCAGATGTGTGTCACCCAGGGCGAAATAAGCCTGCGCCACCAATTGTGTCGAGATGGAAGAATTAGCCACCTGCGGCGGCCCGTTCGTAATCAGCCATTTGAAATAACCTTCGGCATCCTTGTATCCCTGCCGCGAAAATGCCGCGCGACCAGCCATGAGCCGTGCCCGATAACTAAGCTCCCCCGGGGGCAGATTCGTATTCTGATAGACGAGTTGATAATGAGTTTCCGCCGAATTGAACTCTCGCTTCCGTTCATAATGTTCCGCCAGCCAGAAATGCGCCTGCGGCACGAGTGAATTGGTCGGAAAATCATTCACAAAATTCGTATAAACATTCAGCGCCGCATCTTCATTACCGGACTTGAAATGCAACCAACCCAGATCGAAGACAGCCCGCGGTTTCGCAGCGTTGTTCGTGAATTGCCCGAGCCAGTTCGTATAGATGTTAACCGCATCCGGCCAGTTCTGCTCCTTCACGCTCAAGCGCGCCCGGGCCAGCTGTATCTCAGGTGTCTTGGGTGAATTCGGGAAGCGTTGCAGAAAATCGTCCAGCAATTGCCGTGCATCCGCAGTCTTTCCCGATCGTCCCAAAGCCTGTCCTACGAGCAGAAAACTGTTCTCACTGTATAAGCTGTCCGGAAACCACTCCCGCAACTGCTCCAGTGCAAATGTGGCCACTTCCTCACGACCTTGCTTCAACCCCGCTCTTACGAGCTGATATAGCGCCTGATCCAGCAACCCCTCCCGCACTTTCTCCATGCCGCGATATTGTTCGACCAGTGCAGAGTAGTTCGCCACAGCTCCGTCAAAGTCTTCCTTCAAGAA belongs to Verrucomicrobiia bacterium and includes:
- a CDS encoding tetratricopeptide repeat protein, translated to MLISMLNVRKETVSWLVAMFTWLLMAGPFSQMVQAADNSEARNLFRTASEAMADKSFERAAAEFNLFLIKFPNSARVPEAAVSLAETFFILKQYDDVLRAVESYQSKAGAMADRLGYLKARSLWEKGQFTESAQAWRALSETEAKSPARAEAVYWEALAQFQQKDWGGVVESLTGAGRPFLKVSEAVPTEPFVVRSRLLLAEAQLESKDLAGAEKTLTLLAEAVLPAEQTWQRQQLLVRVQRQAGKNEAALQTSIGLLAQARALGRNDLIAESVALRAELLQTTKDYDAALETWQVNLVESATPAERRRQALFAVIDLQTAKGNTKQARAQLDEFLKTNPNDPAQGLVRLTLGELALKDYYRLKTVTTIDTNLLQISKSQFDTVLTNAAASNVTGRAYLGRGWYDWEIGAMDAAQNDFKSAAESLPEGSDQAIARFKLADTLFLKEDFDGAVANYSALVEQYRGMEKVREGLLDQALYQLVRAGLKQGREEVATFALEQLREWFPDSLYSENSFLLVGQALGRSGKTADARQLLDDFLQRFPNSPKTPEIQLARARLSVKEQNWPDAVNIYTNWLGQFTNNAAKPRAVFDLGWLHFKSGNEDAALNVYTNFVNDFPTNSLVPQAHFWLAEHYERKREFNSAETHYQLVYQNTNLPPGELSYRARLMAGRAAFSRQGYKDAEGYFKWLITNGPPQVANSSISTQLVAQAYFALGDTHLAAPTIDPSRQLDKFGDAINAFTFIEQFFKDTPLFPLACSKIASCHYQYAAQTQDLVRYEKAIEYFTVAMESPLASVETRGLAEIGLAKMKEKQAELPQTTEEARTNLWKAALTHYENVLYGKGLRDDEQISSFATEQAAMEGAKLLLLKLKRPEQAVSFYRRLAEKVPSLKNDVEKRIAELGPLPVSGRQ